One segment of Triticum aestivum cultivar Chinese Spring chromosome 2A, IWGSC CS RefSeq v2.1, whole genome shotgun sequence DNA contains the following:
- the LOC123184882 gene encoding protein DMP2: MEEGIKEAESSKKAAAAESTATKVGVMADSTFGSIGDVLKLLPTSTVIVYEVLNPIVTNAGACSVANRVVTAALLVLCAFSCAFSAFTDSFVGADGKVRYGLVTPRGLLPFGGGDDDDAGARDFFKYRLRPADFAHAFFSVVVFAAVALLADANTVACFYPALREQQKQVVMALPVVVGALASGVFVVFPSKRHSIGYPPAKPAASSLASQ; this comes from the coding sequence ATGGAAGAAGGCATCAAAGAAGCCGAGTCGAGCAAGAAAGCAGCAGCAGCCGAGAGCACAGCGACCAAAGTGGGCGTCATGGCCGACTCGACGTTCGGGAGCATCGGCGACGTGCTCAAACTGCTGCCGACGTCGACGGTGATCGTGTACGAGGTGCTCAACCCGATCGTGACCAACGCCGGCGCGTGCAGCGTGGCCAACAGGGTGGTCACCGCGGCGCTCCTCGTGCTCTGCGCCTTCTCGTGCGCCTTCTCGGCCTTCACTGACAGCTTCGTCGGCGCCGACGGCAAGGTCAGGTACGGCCTCGTGACGCCCAGGGGCCTCCTGCCgttcggcggcggcgacgacgacgacgccgggGCGAGGGACTTCTTCAAGTACAGGCTGCGCCCGGCGGACTTCGCGCACGCCTTCTTCTCGGTGGTCGTGTTCGCGGCCGTGGCGCTGCTGGCCGACGCCAACACGGTGGCGTGCTTCTACCCGGCGCTCAGGGAGCAGCAGAAGCAGGTGGTCATGGCGCTCCCCGTCGTGGTCGGCGCCCTCGCGAGCGGCGTCTTCGTCGTCTTCCCCTCCAAGCGCCACTCGATCGGGTACCCTCCGGCGAAGCCTGCCGCGAGCTCGCTGGCGTCGCAGTAG